In a single window of the Acetivibrio clariflavus DSM 19732 genome:
- a CDS encoding GNAT family N-acetyltransferase, which produces MSADRGGNRIKHSAYIVAGILKEYCGQGIGTSLFNKLMEWAERNGITRLELTVMTNNERAIKLYKKFGF; this is translated from the coding sequence TTGTCGGCGGATAGGGGGGGCAACAGAATAAAGCATAGTGCATATATAGTTGCAGGAATACTTAAAGAATATTGTGGGCAGGGAATAGGAACAAGTCTTTTTAACAAGTTGATGGAATGGGCTGAAAGGAATGGAATAACAAGACTTGAATTGACAGTAATGACAAACAACGAAAGGGCAATAAAATTATACAAAAAATTCGGGTTTTGA
- a CDS encoding NAD(P)/FAD-dependent oxidoreductase, with translation MGKKVVVVGGGPAGILAAGKAAERGKDVILLEKNDRLGKKILISGKGRCNITNNTDIEGLIENIPGNGNFLYSAFYTFSNTDLLEFLHRYGLETKVERGGRVFPVSDRAKDVVDTLMKYLKDTGVKILYNSPVSDIIAENGAVSGVMLKDRQKINCDSVILATGGASYKGTGSTGDGYKMAKKLGHNIVTLRPSLVPLVVSEKWVGELQGLSLKNVSITLINEKGKKVYSDFGEMLFTHYGVSGPIILSASRHILDYDFKGITLIIDLKPALTEEKLDERIQRDFEKFSRKQFKNALDELLPKKLIPVVIRLSEIPPDKFVNQITKEERRNLVRILKKFTLTINGSRPIDEAIVTAGGVSTDEINPSTMESKLIKGLYFAGEIIDVDAYTGGFNLTIAFSTGYLAGSSC, from the coding sequence ATGGGTAAAAAAGTTGTAGTTGTGGGTGGAGGCCCTGCGGGCATCCTTGCTGCAGGAAAGGCAGCGGAACGTGGCAAAGATGTTATTCTTCTTGAAAAGAATGACAGGTTGGGAAAGAAAATTTTAATTTCGGGTAAAGGCAGATGCAATATTACCAATAATACCGATATTGAAGGGTTGATTGAGAATATTCCCGGAAACGGGAATTTTTTGTATTCAGCTTTTTACACGTTTTCCAATACTGATTTGCTGGAATTTTTACATAGATATGGTCTTGAAACGAAAGTTGAAAGAGGGGGCAGGGTGTTTCCGGTTTCCGACAGAGCTAAAGATGTGGTTGATACCCTTATGAAATATCTGAAAGATACTGGGGTTAAAATTCTTTATAATTCGCCGGTATCGGATATTATTGCAGAAAACGGTGCCGTTAGTGGGGTAATGCTAAAAGACCGACAAAAGATAAATTGCGATTCTGTGATTTTGGCAACAGGCGGAGCATCGTATAAGGGTACCGGATCAACCGGTGACGGTTATAAAATGGCAAAAAAGTTAGGACACAACATAGTCACGCTGCGTCCGTCTCTTGTACCGCTGGTAGTCTCGGAAAAATGGGTTGGCGAGCTTCAGGGTCTTTCATTAAAGAATGTATCTATAACACTTATAAATGAAAAAGGAAAAAAAGTTTACTCCGATTTCGGAGAAATGCTTTTTACCCATTATGGTGTATCGGGACCGATAATTTTAAGTGCAAGCAGGCATATCCTTGATTATGACTTTAAGGGTATTACTTTAATAATAGATTTAAAGCCAGCTCTTACCGAAGAAAAGCTGGACGAAAGAATTCAAAGGGATTTTGAGAAGTTTTCCAGAAAACAATTTAAAAATGCATTAGACGAACTTCTTCCGAAAAAATTAATACCAGTAGTTATTCGGCTTTCGGAAATTCCTCCCGATAAATTTGTAAACCAGATTACAAAAGAGGAAAGAAGAAATTTAGTCAGGATCTTAAAAAAATTTACGTTGACAATTAACGGGTCAAGACCGATTGATGAAGCAATTGTTACAGCAGGCGGCGTGTCGACTGATGAAATAAATCCTTCGACAATGGAGTCAAAGTTGATCAAAGGGCTTTATTTTGCAGGAGAAATTATAGATGTTGATGCTTATACCGGCGGTTTTAATCTTACCATTGCTTTTTCCACAGGGTATCTCGCCGGAAGCAGCTGCTAG
- a CDS encoding histidine phosphatase family protein, which produces MSKIYLVRHGETDWNKEDRCQGCTDTDLNSEGIRQAELVAERLMREEIHVIYCSNLRRAYRTAQIIADKFGLNVIKSEALNEISFGDWEGLTFEEIRKRKDYDYNAWRLSPHTAVFPGEGSLDNVYNRVMKYVDEIILRNSGKNILIVSHGGVIKLIILGLLGIELEAYNKFYIANTSVSIVHIDKDKRYLKTLNDTCHVGSVLERKNY; this is translated from the coding sequence GTGTCAAAAATTTATCTTGTTCGCCATGGCGAAACCGATTGGAATAAAGAGGACAGATGTCAGGGGTGTACTGATACAGACCTTAACAGTGAGGGGATTCGACAGGCGGAACTTGTAGCAGAAAGACTTATGAGAGAAGAAATCCATGTCATATATTGCAGTAATCTGAGAAGGGCGTACAGGACAGCACAAATTATTGCAGATAAGTTCGGATTGAATGTAATAAAGAGTGAAGCTCTCAATGAAATAAGCTTTGGAGACTGGGAAGGACTAACCTTTGAAGAAATAAGAAAAAGGAAAGACTATGATTACAATGCTTGGAGATTATCACCCCATACTGCTGTTTTTCCCGGTGAAGGCAGCTTGGATAATGTGTATAACCGTGTAATGAAGTATGTTGATGAAATAATTTTAAGAAACTCGGGGAAAAATATTCTTATAGTTTCCCATGGAGGAGTAATAAAACTTATAATTTTGGGACTATTAGGAATAGAGCTTGAAGCTTACAATAAATTTTATATAGCAAATACTTCGGTAAGTATAGTACATATTGATAAAGACAAAAGGTATTTGAAAACATTAAACGATACTTGCCATGTTGGAAGTGTTTTGGAAAGAAAAAATTATTAA
- a CDS encoding MurR/RpiR family transcriptional regulator — protein sequence MENKSNDLIKKIQSSIPDFSKGQKRIANFIINHYDKAAFMTAAKLGEEVGVSESTVVRFANEIGFDGYPKLQKVLKELIKSKLTSVQRMEVSSNRISEDNILKSVLQADMEKIKLTLEELDINTFNEVVESILNARKIYILGVRSSAPLASFLGFYFNLIFDNVRLVHTTSVSEMFEQIIHASKDDVIIGISFPRYSKRTISALKFGKSRGATVISITDSKESPLAHCSDHSLIARSDMASFVDSLVAPLSVINALIVAIGMRRKQQVYDTFENLEKIWEEYQVYEKYDEENESKIRKED from the coding sequence ATGGAAAACAAAAGCAATGATTTGATTAAAAAAATACAGTCAAGTATTCCTGATTTTAGTAAAGGTCAAAAACGAATTGCGAATTTTATCATTAATCATTATGATAAAGCTGCCTTTATGACAGCTGCCAAATTGGGAGAAGAAGTAGGTGTCAGCGAATCTACTGTTGTAAGGTTTGCCAATGAAATTGGTTTTGACGGATACCCGAAACTCCAGAAAGTTTTAAAAGAACTCATAAAAAGTAAGTTGACATCGGTTCAGCGTATGGAGGTATCTTCGAACAGGATTAGTGAGGACAATATTTTAAAAAGTGTACTCCAAGCTGATATGGAAAAAATAAAACTGACCCTTGAGGAATTGGATATAAATACTTTCAACGAAGTTGTGGAAAGTATTTTGAATGCCAGAAAGATATATATTTTAGGAGTTCGAAGCTCGGCACCGCTTGCCAGCTTTTTAGGTTTTTATTTTAACTTGATATTTGACAATGTGAGACTGGTACACACCACCAGTGTAAGCGAAATGTTTGAACAGATTATTCACGCGTCGAAAGATGATGTTATAATTGGAATCAGCTTTCCGAGATATTCTAAAAGAACCATTAGTGCTTTGAAATTTGGCAAAAGCCGCGGAGCAACTGTCATATCCATTACAGACAGTAAAGAATCTCCACTGGCACACTGTTCCGACCATTCTCTTATTGCGAGAAGTGATATGGCTTCCTTTGTAGATTCCCTGGTTGCTCCTCTAAGTGTCATAAATGCTTTAATTGTTGCTATAGGTATGAGAAGAAAGCAGCAGGTTTATGATACTTTTGAGAATTTGGAAAAGATATGGGAAGAGTATCAGGTTTACGAAAAATATGATGAAGAAAATGAATCAAAGATTAGAAAGGAAGACTGA
- a CDS encoding YpmA family protein — MDTDDKLELKAKVQVESNIELYKVVDFLNKNLKDKNLIFGLSKENDKMTISIYET, encoded by the coding sequence ATGGATACTGATGACAAACTTGAATTAAAAGCAAAAGTTCAAGTAGAGAGTAATATTGAACTATATAAAGTAGTGGATTTTCTAAATAAAAATCTTAAGGATAAGAATTTAATTTTTGGATTAAGTAAAGAAAATGATAAAATGACAATTTCAATTTATGAAACTTAA
- a CDS encoding 4'-phosphopantetheinyl transferase family protein: MSTEYMINRCLESINRAYRFEFHVVDMREKDLNLLSVLSDRELEHLDTLKIEKNRIQWVSGRYSVKSALFKYKQDRGVMMDLSCIDVLKNDDSSPYIVQYPDLYVSITHSYPYCIGLVSDNKIGIDLERTSGQKESLIKHFYTLEEQQYLDVFKGKDDYWKQAMILWTRKEAISKLFKLGMRMSFNRLCTLKDTVEKDNYSICLKSFICGEFALSVAAAY; this comes from the coding sequence ATGAGTACCGAATATATGATTAATAGATGCTTAGAGTCCATAAATAGAGCCTATCGATTTGAGTTTCATGTAGTTGATATGAGAGAGAAGGATTTAAACCTTCTCTCTGTTCTTTCGGACAGAGAGTTGGAACACCTTGACACACTTAAGATTGAGAAAAACAGAATTCAATGGGTATCGGGAAGATATTCCGTAAAATCTGCTCTGTTCAAATATAAGCAGGACAGAGGTGTAATGATGGACCTCTCCTGTATTGATGTATTGAAGAATGACGACTCTTCACCCTATATAGTTCAATATCCCGATCTGTATGTGTCAATAACCCATTCTTATCCCTATTGCATCGGATTGGTTTCAGACAATAAAATAGGTATAGATTTGGAAAGGACAAGCGGACAAAAAGAATCGCTGATAAAGCATTTTTACACCCTGGAAGAGCAGCAGTATCTGGACGTTTTTAAAGGAAAAGATGATTACTGGAAACAGGCTATGATTTTATGGACAAGAAAAGAAGCAATATCGAAGCTTTTCAAACTTGGCATGCGAATGAGTTTTAATAGGCTATGTACCCTAAAGGATACAGTTGAAAAAGATAATTATTCAATTTGTCTCAAATCGTTTATATGCGGTGAATTTGCCTTGTCTGTAGCCGCTGCTTATTGA